From the Bacillus sp. SM2101 genome, one window contains:
- the argH gene encoding argininosuccinate lyase, whose protein sequence is MKKLWGGRFTQTAEEWVEEFGASIPFDQELVEEDIKGSLAHVAMLGKCGILPEGDVQKIKQGLQLLEQKALNNEMSFSVSEEDIHLNIEKMLIEEIGPVGGKLHTGRSRNDQVATDMHLYLQKNVNEIILLICEFQAALVTQAEHHIEAIIPGYTHLQRAQPISFAHHLMAYFWMLERDKTRYKESLKRINQSPLGAGALAGTTFPIDREYSASLLGFNSIYENSIDAVSDRDFIVEFLSNSSMLMMHLSRLCEEMILWSSQEFQFIEIDDRFATGSSIMPQKKNPDMAELIRGKTGRVYGNLFGLLTVLKGTPLAYNKDMQEDKEGMFDTVKTVIGSLQIFTGMIASMVINKNQMSAATKQDFSNATELADYLASKGLPFREAHEIVGKLVLTCIDREFYLLDLPFNEYKNACHLFEEDIFDYLDPYTAVNRRNSVGGTGFREVENAILQAKLRLEKK, encoded by the coding sequence GTGAAGAAACTTTGGGGAGGCCGTTTTACACAAACAGCTGAGGAGTGGGTTGAAGAGTTCGGTGCTTCTATTCCCTTTGACCAAGAACTAGTAGAAGAAGACATTAAGGGTAGCCTTGCACATGTAGCGATGTTAGGTAAATGTGGAATATTACCTGAAGGTGATGTTCAAAAGATTAAGCAAGGGCTTCAGTTATTAGAACAAAAAGCATTAAACAATGAAATGTCTTTTTCTGTGAGTGAAGAAGATATTCATCTTAATATTGAAAAAATGTTAATTGAAGAGATAGGGCCTGTGGGTGGAAAGTTACACACAGGCCGAAGTAGAAATGATCAAGTAGCAACGGATATGCATTTATATTTACAAAAAAATGTGAATGAAATTATATTATTAATTTGTGAATTCCAAGCTGCACTTGTTACGCAAGCAGAGCACCATATTGAAGCGATTATACCAGGTTATACACATCTACAACGAGCCCAGCCAATATCCTTTGCACATCACTTAATGGCTTATTTCTGGATGCTTGAGAGGGATAAAACTCGATATAAGGAATCATTAAAGCGTATAAACCAATCCCCGCTTGGTGCTGGAGCATTGGCTGGAACAACATTTCCCATTGACCGTGAATATAGCGCTTCATTGTTAGGTTTTAATAGTATTTATGAAAATAGTATAGACGCAGTTAGTGATAGAGATTTTATTGTTGAATTTTTAAGTAACAGCTCTATGCTAATGATGCACTTATCACGCTTATGTGAAGAAATGATTTTATGGTCTAGTCAAGAATTTCAATTTATTGAAATCGATGATCGTTTTGCAACAGGAAGTAGTATTATGCCACAAAAGAAAAATCCAGATATGGCCGAGCTAATTCGTGGGAAAACTGGCAGGGTTTATGGAAATTTATTTGGATTATTAACTGTCTTAAAGGGGACGCCGTTAGCTTATAACAAAGATATGCAAGAAGATAAGGAAGGAATGTTCGATACTGTAAAAACTGTTATTGGTTCACTACAAATTTTTACAGGCATGATTGCATCAATGGTTATCAACAAAAATCAAATGTCAGCAGCGACTAAGCAAGATTTTTCAAATGCAACTGAATTAGCTGACTACTTAGCATCGAAAGGATTGCCATTTCGTGAAGCTCATGAAATTGTAGGGAAGCTTGTACTAACATGTATTGATAGAGAATTTTATTTGTTAGATTTACCATTCAATGAATACAAAAATGCATGTCATTTATTCGAAGAAGATATATTTGATTATTTGGACCCATATACTGCTGTAAATCGTAGAA
- a CDS encoding argininosuccinate synthase: protein MTNQKIVLAYSGGLDTSVAIKWLQEHGYGVIACCLDVGEGKDLQFVKEKALKVGAIKSYVIDAKEEFANDYALISLQAHTLYEGKYPLVSALSRPLIAKKLVEVAELEGAVAVAHGCTGKGNDQVRFEVAIKALNPKLEVLAPVRDWSWSREEEIAYAKNKNIPIPVNLDSPFSIDQNLWGRSNECGVLEDPWVAPPEEAYELTASIDNTPTIPDIVEISFEKGVPVSLNGKKYSLAELILELNLLAGKHGVGRIDHVENRLVGIKSREVYECPGAMTLIKAHKELEDITLVKEVAHFKPLIEKQLTELIYNGLWFSPLKDALLAFLAETQQFVNGIVRVKLFKGHAIVEGRKSPNSLYDEKLATYSTEDEFDHSSAVGFITLWGLPTKVSSIVNNEKVIV, encoded by the coding sequence AATTAAATGGCTTCAGGAGCATGGATACGGGGTTATAGCGTGTTGTTTAGACGTTGGGGAGGGAAAGGATCTTCAATTTGTTAAGGAAAAGGCGTTAAAGGTTGGAGCAATCAAATCATATGTCATTGATGCTAAGGAGGAATTTGCAAATGATTACGCTTTAATATCATTGCAAGCACATACGTTATATGAAGGGAAATATCCATTAGTATCTGCATTATCAAGACCACTAATTGCAAAAAAGTTAGTAGAAGTTGCAGAGCTTGAAGGTGCAGTTGCTGTCGCTCATGGTTGTACTGGTAAAGGAAACGATCAGGTGCGTTTTGAGGTGGCTATTAAAGCACTCAATCCTAAATTGGAAGTGTTAGCACCAGTTAGAGATTGGAGTTGGTCTCGTGAAGAAGAAATTGCATATGCAAAAAACAAAAACATACCTATACCGGTTAATTTGGATAGTCCATTTTCCATTGATCAAAATCTTTGGGGAAGAAGTAACGAATGTGGTGTACTAGAAGATCCATGGGTAGCCCCTCCAGAAGAGGCTTACGAACTAACAGCTAGCATAGACAACACGCCAACTATACCTGATATTGTAGAAATTAGCTTTGAGAAGGGGGTTCCTGTATCTTTAAATGGCAAAAAATACTCCTTAGCAGAGCTTATATTAGAATTGAATTTATTAGCTGGAAAGCATGGGGTAGGTAGAATCGATCATGTTGAGAATCGTTTAGTCGGTATCAAATCTCGGGAGGTGTATGAATGCCCGGGAGCAATGACACTTATAAAAGCTCATAAAGAACTAGAAGATATAACATTAGTCAAGGAAGTGGCACATTTCAAACCACTCATTGAAAAACAGCTCACTGAATTAATTTATAATGGACTGTGGTTTTCACCATTAAAAGATGCGTTACTTGCATTTTTAGCTGAAACACAACAGTTTGTGAACGGTATCGTACGTGTGAAATTATTTAAAGGGCATGCGATCGTTGAAGGAAGAAAATCGCCAAACTCATTATATGATGAAAAATTAGCAACCTATTCTACGGAGGACGAATTTGATCATTCTTCAGCAGTAGGTTTTATAACACTGTGGGGGTTACCAACGAAAGTGAGCAGTATCGTTAACAATGAGAAGGTGATAGTGTGA